From Leifsonia sp. fls2-241-R2A-40a, one genomic window encodes:
- a CDS encoding tetratricopeptide repeat protein — protein MPATTDPALLERLRNLFDARDRADMAPTIAALLDVLAQHPTDPHVLYEVGGAYDTAGEEETAAGYYERALAAGLDGDALRRCLVQYGSTLRNLGRFDESLAALQRGRQLFPESDSLRVWHALSLHAAGRSDGAVAELMELAADRIPSPDLQRYEIAVRGNAEYLRSLDASR, from the coding sequence ATGCCCGCGACCACCGATCCCGCACTGCTCGAGCGCCTGCGCAACCTGTTCGACGCCCGCGACCGCGCCGACATGGCCCCCACGATCGCTGCGCTGCTTGACGTATTGGCCCAGCATCCCACCGACCCGCACGTGCTCTACGAGGTGGGCGGCGCCTACGACACCGCGGGCGAGGAGGAGACGGCGGCCGGATACTACGAGCGGGCCCTGGCGGCAGGGCTCGACGGGGACGCGCTCCGCCGCTGCCTCGTGCAGTACGGCAGCACCCTCCGCAACCTCGGCCGGTTCGACGAGTCGCTGGCGGCACTGCAGCGCGGCCGCCAGCTCTTCCCCGAGTCGGACTCGCTGCGCGTCTGGCATGCGCTGTCACTGCACGCCGCCGGCCGGAGCGACGGCGCGGTGGCGGAGCTGATGGAGCTGGCGGCCGATCGCATCCCCTCGCCGGACCTGCAGCGCTACGAGATCGCCGTCCGCGGCAACGCGGAGTACCTGCGCTCGCTCGACGCGTCGCGCTGA
- a CDS encoding TOPRIM nucleotidyl transferase/hydrolase domain-containing protein, whose amino-acid sequence MTTQRTGARSAILVEGASDRAAVLQAARLLGTDLTAGGVAVVPMGGAMSVRRFAGELGPRGAGLPLCGLCDAGEVRFFERAGLAPESVFVCRPDLEAELLRALGIDRAEAVLEEEGDLRLFRTFQQQPAQRQRPVEAQLHRFLGTTSGRKQHYGTALTAALSAGDLPAPLRGVVLAAAAAV is encoded by the coding sequence GTGACGACGCAGCGGACGGGCGCACGGTCGGCGATCCTGGTCGAGGGAGCCAGTGACCGGGCCGCCGTGCTGCAGGCGGCGCGGCTGCTGGGGACCGACCTGACCGCGGGCGGGGTCGCCGTGGTCCCGATGGGCGGCGCGATGAGCGTGCGCCGATTCGCCGGCGAGCTCGGACCCCGCGGGGCCGGACTGCCGTTGTGCGGCCTGTGCGACGCCGGCGAGGTGCGGTTCTTCGAGCGCGCCGGGCTCGCCCCGGAGTCCGTCTTCGTGTGCCGCCCCGACCTGGAGGCGGAGTTGCTGCGCGCACTGGGCATCGACCGGGCTGAGGCGGTGCTGGAGGAGGAGGGCGACCTCCGGCTGTTCCGGACGTTCCAGCAGCAGCCCGCGCAGCGTCAGCGCCCGGTCGAGGCGCAGCTGCACCGGTTCCTCGGGACGACCTCCGGTCGCAAGCAGCACTACGGCACGGCGCTGACGGCTGCCCTGTCGGCCGGCGACCTTCCGGCGCCGCTGCGCGGTGTCGTGCTCGCGGCCGCGGCAGCGGTCTAG
- a CDS encoding TetR family transcriptional regulator, translating into MTMTPDFHVAVDDFAQETGLGHRTQTRSGYIVHALGRDFRVTDEMARIFLNQVERVAAADASALVVLRHDAGVELLLVTDDNSFSIRTAP; encoded by the coding sequence ATGACCATGACGCCTGATTTCCATGTCGCTGTCGATGACTTCGCGCAGGAGACCGGCCTGGGGCATCGTACGCAGACGCGGTCCGGCTACATCGTCCACGCTCTCGGGAGGGACTTCCGGGTCACCGACGAGATGGCGCGCATCTTCCTGAACCAGGTCGAGCGCGTGGCCGCCGCCGACGCTTCCGCACTGGTCGTGCTGCGACACGACGCGGGCGTCGAGCTCCTCCTGGTCACGGACGACAACTCGTTCTCGATCCGCACGGCCCCGTAG
- a CDS encoding aldo/keto reductase, whose translation MKTFTFPRSDITASNIILGLMRISSLDDEQIRTLVRTARDAGITMFDHADIYGDERHGCERRFGDAGAIPAAERDQVVIQSKVGIRDGFFDFSREHIVRSVDESLQALRTDYLDILLLHRPDTLVEPEDVALAFDELQAAGKVRAFGVSNQTPGQIELLQRSLSQPLIANQVQLSITHAPVIAQGVAANMAGLDQSIDRDNGILDYARLHDIVLQAWSPFQKGFFDGVFLGDRENFADLNDVIDELAEKYGVTPTAIAVAWITRHPAGMQVVLGTTNDQRVRDSAAGSEIPLTREEWYRLFTSAGHILP comes from the coding sequence ATGAAGACGTTCACCTTCCCCCGGTCCGACATCACGGCGTCGAACATCATCCTCGGCCTCATGCGCATCTCGTCTCTCGACGACGAGCAGATCCGCACCCTCGTACGCACCGCGCGCGACGCGGGCATCACCATGTTCGATCACGCCGACATCTACGGCGACGAGCGTCACGGCTGCGAGCGCCGCTTCGGAGACGCCGGCGCCATCCCGGCGGCGGAGCGCGACCAGGTCGTCATCCAGTCGAAGGTGGGCATCCGGGACGGCTTCTTCGACTTCTCCCGCGAGCACATCGTGCGCTCGGTGGATGAGTCCCTCCAGGCCTTGCGGACCGACTACCTCGACATCCTGCTGCTCCACCGTCCCGACACCCTCGTCGAGCCGGAGGACGTGGCTCTCGCCTTCGACGAGCTGCAGGCCGCGGGCAAGGTCCGCGCCTTCGGCGTCTCCAACCAGACGCCCGGGCAGATCGAGCTGCTGCAGCGTTCGCTGTCGCAGCCGCTCATCGCCAACCAGGTCCAGCTGAGCATCACGCACGCGCCGGTCATCGCCCAGGGCGTCGCCGCCAACATGGCGGGGCTCGACCAGTCGATCGACCGCGACAACGGCATCCTCGACTACGCCCGGCTGCACGACATCGTGCTGCAGGCGTGGTCGCCGTTCCAGAAGGGCTTCTTCGACGGCGTCTTCCTCGGCGACCGCGAGAACTTCGCCGACCTGAACGACGTGATCGACGAACTTGCCGAGAAGTACGGCGTCACGCCGACCGCGATCGCGGTGGCCTGGATCACGCGCCACCCGGCCGGGATGCAGGTCGTGCTCGGGACGACCAACGACCAGCGGGTGCGCGACTCCGCGGCCGGATCCGAGATCCCCCTCACCCGCGAGGAGTGGTACCGCCTCTTCACGTCGGCCGGGCACATCCTGCCGTAA
- a CDS encoding GDSL-type esterase/lipase family protein — translation MHDRRLSLRRRVAMWIWLAHVSAVRARLVRPVGGRQAFVAGRNPLRVLLIGSGPAVGWGVGSHDLAFAGAIARSLAASTDRGTVVDVVPHPSAGVRRLSRMLQAVHLERYDAVVISGAVADALRLREPRAWGERLRRLLEQARTTGPRAVVWLGAQPIRSIRPYDSERGQVAHDHAERLNAVARIICAETGAHFAGLSRTQSDSRRHRTPSDYLFWARQIVDVLAPSLQEHPSPPASAHRSNGSARAEAIERLRLSTHGQDARLEGIVGTAKRTLGTEIAMFTVLDDTQEWPLASTGSVLETIPIEQSACIHTIQTPDGMVVPDAAVDGRFAANALVTGPAGLRYYAGYPVEAPDGTRIGALCVFGRSPRASADGAADLDVLRELALLAQRELWRWTPEA, via the coding sequence GTGCACGACCGGAGGCTGTCGCTGCGCCGCCGGGTCGCGATGTGGATCTGGCTGGCGCATGTGTCCGCCGTACGCGCGCGACTCGTCCGCCCGGTCGGCGGGCGCCAGGCGTTCGTCGCGGGACGGAATCCGCTGCGGGTGCTGCTCATCGGGTCAGGACCGGCCGTCGGCTGGGGTGTCGGAAGCCACGACCTCGCGTTCGCCGGGGCCATCGCGCGCTCTCTCGCCGCGTCGACCGACCGCGGGACCGTCGTGGATGTCGTCCCGCACCCGTCGGCCGGGGTTCGCCGGCTCAGCCGGATGTTGCAGGCCGTCCACCTGGAACGCTACGACGCCGTGGTGATCAGTGGCGCGGTCGCCGACGCCCTGCGGCTACGGGAGCCGCGCGCCTGGGGCGAACGCCTGCGCCGGCTGCTCGAACAGGCCAGGACCACCGGGCCACGCGCGGTGGTGTGGCTGGGGGCGCAGCCGATCCGGTCGATCCGTCCCTACGATTCGGAGCGCGGCCAGGTCGCCCACGACCACGCCGAGCGTCTCAACGCGGTGGCCCGCATCATCTGCGCGGAGACCGGGGCTCACTTCGCCGGCCTGTCGCGCACTCAAAGCGACTCGCGGCGGCACCGCACCCCCTCCGACTATCTGTTCTGGGCTCGCCAGATCGTGGATGTGCTCGCGCCCTCCCTTCAGGAGCACCCCTCCCCTCCGGCGTCGGCACACCGGAGCAACGGCTCCGCCCGTGCCGAGGCGATCGAGCGGCTGCGACTCAGCACGCACGGCCAGGACGCGCGGCTCGAAGGCATCGTCGGAACGGCCAAGCGGACGCTCGGTACGGAGATCGCGATGTTCACGGTGCTCGACGACACGCAGGAGTGGCCGCTGGCCTCGACCGGGTCGGTGCTCGAGACGATCCCGATCGAGCAGTCGGCGTGCATCCACACCATCCAGACGCCCGATGGCATGGTCGTGCCCGACGCGGCGGTGGACGGACGGTTCGCCGCCAACGCCCTGGTGACCGGCCCGGCCGGGCTGCGGTACTACGCCGGGTACCCGGTGGAAGCGCCGGACGGCACACGTATCGGCGCGCTCTGCGTCTTCGGACGTTCCCCGCGGGCGTCGGCGGACGGTGCGGCGGACCTCGATGTCCTGCGGGAGCTGGCCCTGCTGGCGCAGCGCGAACTGTGGCGCTGGACGCCCGAGGCGTAG
- a CDS encoding 5'-3' exonuclease: MLLDSASLYFRAFYGVPDTVKAPDGTPVNAVRGFLDIIAKLVTDFQPGALIACWDDNWRPGWRVDLIPSYKAHRVARAVPGGVDVEETPEALVTQVPVIREVLDAVGIPIVGAADHEADDVIGTLATQTPGPVDVVTGDRDLFQLVDDARTVRVIYTARGMSNLEVLTGTVVESKYGVRADQYADFAAMRGDTSDGLPGVAGIGEKTAAALLADYGDLAGIIAASQDSSSGMKPAARARFAAASDYLAVAPRVVEVVRDLPLPDVDARLTPPSPEQREALAALSERWGLGGSLDR, from the coding sequence ATGCTGCTCGACAGCGCCTCCCTGTACTTCCGCGCCTTCTACGGCGTGCCCGACACGGTGAAGGCGCCGGACGGCACCCCGGTGAACGCCGTGCGCGGCTTCCTCGACATCATCGCGAAGCTCGTCACGGACTTCCAGCCCGGCGCCCTGATCGCCTGCTGGGACGACAACTGGCGCCCGGGATGGCGGGTCGACCTCATTCCCAGCTACAAGGCGCACCGGGTGGCGCGAGCCGTGCCCGGCGGGGTGGATGTGGAGGAGACCCCCGAAGCGCTCGTCACGCAGGTCCCGGTCATCCGCGAGGTGCTGGATGCGGTGGGCATCCCGATCGTCGGCGCAGCGGACCACGAGGCCGACGACGTCATCGGCACACTGGCGACGCAGACGCCCGGACCCGTGGACGTGGTGACCGGCGACCGCGATCTGTTCCAGTTGGTGGACGATGCGCGCACGGTCCGGGTGATCTATACCGCGCGCGGCATGAGCAACCTCGAGGTGCTCACCGGGACCGTCGTGGAGAGCAAGTACGGGGTGCGCGCCGACCAGTACGCCGACTTCGCGGCGATGCGCGGCGACACCTCGGACGGCCTACCGGGTGTTGCCGGCATCGGCGAGAAGACCGCCGCCGCGCTGCTCGCCGACTACGGCGACCTCGCCGGGATCATCGCGGCGTCGCAGGATTCCTCGAGCGGCATGAAGCCGGCCGCCCGCGCCCGCTTCGCCGCCGCGTCCGACTACCTGGCGGTCGCTCCGCGCGTCGTCGAGGTGGTGCGCGACCTCCCTCTCCCCGACGTGGATGCACGGCTCACGCCGCCGTCGCCCGAGCAGCGGGAGGCGCTTGCCGCACTCTCCGAGCGCTGGGGCCTCGGCGGGTCGCTCGACCGCTGA
- a CDS encoding NUDIX domain-containing protein, producing MTPAPLIVSAVAVLRDRRILMVTARGRDVYYLPGGKVDAGETAEQAAAREAFEEVALELSPDGLEELFEVRTQAHGEPDGRQVHMRVFRAWTDDEPVPSNEVGSIHWTTSADAVRCPPAGVEVLRQLVERDLID from the coding sequence GTGACGCCCGCTCCCCTCATCGTCTCCGCTGTCGCCGTGCTCCGCGATCGCCGGATCCTCATGGTGACCGCCCGCGGGCGGGACGTCTACTACCTGCCCGGCGGCAAGGTGGATGCGGGCGAGACGGCCGAGCAGGCGGCCGCCCGGGAGGCCTTCGAGGAGGTGGCGCTCGAACTGTCGCCCGACGGCCTCGAGGAGCTCTTCGAGGTGCGGACGCAGGCGCACGGCGAACCGGACGGCCGGCAGGTGCACATGCGGGTGTTCCGGGCGTGGACGGACGACGAACCGGTCCCGTCGAACGAGGTCGGCAGCATCCACTGGACGACCAGCGCGGATGCCGTGCGCTGCCCGCCCGCGGGGGTCGAGGTGCTGCGGCAGCTCGTCGAACGCGACCTCATCGACTGA
- a CDS encoding prolyl oligopeptidase family serine peptidase yields MARTHEFRFSGNPDFDFEIRTTIGQAFSGAADIGEVLAAVEGIGEKDHDGWFRAWLALGDRVAAQGEASAQAGHSASGASAYLRAASYYASAVNAVASLPSEDELLPTFRKHRAAWDSWVDLVDLDIARVDIPYEDTTMPGYLFRAPGSATEKRPALVVVNGSDGALTSLWSSAVSGALRRGYHALVFDGPGQQSMLFEHDLPFRPDWEAVLTPVLDFVLGQPGVDPDRVALYGISQGGYWVPRALAFEHRFAAAIADPGVVDVSTSWTDHLPANMRKLLDEGEDAKFDRDMEFGMKFSHDLASTWRFRARPYGTTGYAETLRAVLQYTVEKVAGQITTQLLITDPEHEQFWPGQSERLAAAAPSVSTLTRFTAAEGADFHVQPLARALTEQRMFDWLDERLGR; encoded by the coding sequence ATGGCGCGCACCCACGAGTTCCGGTTCTCGGGCAATCCCGACTTCGACTTCGAGATCCGCACCACGATCGGCCAGGCCTTCAGCGGAGCCGCCGACATCGGCGAAGTGCTCGCCGCGGTCGAGGGCATCGGCGAGAAGGACCACGACGGATGGTTCCGCGCGTGGCTGGCCCTCGGCGATCGGGTCGCAGCTCAGGGCGAAGCCTCCGCGCAGGCCGGACACTCTGCGAGCGGCGCGAGTGCCTACCTGCGGGCGGCCTCCTATTACGCCTCTGCGGTGAACGCGGTCGCGTCGCTGCCCTCGGAGGATGAACTGCTGCCGACTTTCCGGAAGCACCGTGCCGCGTGGGATAGCTGGGTCGACCTGGTCGACCTCGACATCGCGCGGGTCGACATCCCGTATGAGGACACCACGATGCCCGGTTACCTGTTCCGGGCCCCCGGCTCTGCCACCGAGAAGCGGCCTGCACTGGTCGTGGTGAACGGCAGCGACGGCGCGCTCACGAGCCTGTGGTCGTCGGCCGTCTCCGGTGCGCTGCGACGCGGATACCACGCACTCGTCTTCGATGGCCCGGGCCAGCAGTCGATGCTGTTCGAGCACGACCTCCCGTTCCGGCCGGACTGGGAGGCGGTGCTCACGCCCGTCCTCGACTTCGTGCTCGGCCAGCCGGGCGTGGATCCGGACCGCGTCGCCCTCTACGGCATCAGTCAGGGTGGCTACTGGGTCCCGCGCGCCCTCGCCTTCGAGCACCGGTTCGCCGCCGCGATCGCGGACCCCGGGGTCGTGGACGTGTCGACTTCGTGGACCGACCACCTCCCCGCGAACATGCGCAAGCTCCTCGACGAGGGCGAGGACGCGAAGTTCGATCGCGACATGGAGTTCGGGATGAAGTTCTCCCACGACCTCGCCAGCACCTGGCGGTTCCGTGCCCGGCCCTACGGGACGACGGGCTACGCCGAGACGCTCCGTGCGGTGCTGCAGTACACCGTCGAGAAGGTCGCGGGCCAGATCACCACCCAGCTGCTCATCACCGACCCGGAGCACGAGCAGTTCTGGCCCGGGCAGTCGGAGCGGCTGGCAGCGGCGGCGCCGTCCGTCTCGACGCTGACGCGGTTCACCGCCGCCGAGGGGGCGGACTTCCACGTCCAGCCGCTGGCACGGGCCCTGACCGAACAGCGGATGTTCGACTGGCTGGACGAGCGACTCGGCCGCTGA
- a CDS encoding VOC family protein: MRISRQIVVFDTPDLEREAAFWAALMGGEVRGDDEGWRSVYVDGQQRLGFQLAPGHERPRWPDGPQQQLHLDLYIDDIREAHEHAMSAGATLLRAADDLDAHDGFQVYADPSGHPFCLCWELT, from the coding sequence ATGCGCATCAGCCGCCAGATCGTCGTATTCGACACCCCGGACCTGGAGCGCGAGGCCGCCTTCTGGGCGGCGCTGATGGGTGGTGAGGTCCGCGGCGACGACGAGGGCTGGCGCTCGGTCTACGTCGACGGCCAGCAGAGGCTCGGCTTCCAGCTGGCGCCAGGCCACGAACGTCCCAGGTGGCCGGACGGCCCGCAGCAGCAGCTGCATCTCGACCTCTACATCGACGACATCCGCGAAGCCCACGAGCATGCCATGTCGGCCGGAGCAACGCTGCTGCGGGCGGCGGACGACCTGGATGCGCACGACGGCTTCCAGGTCTACGCAGACCCCTCGGGCCACCCCTTCTGTCTCTGCTGGGAGCTGACATGA
- a CDS encoding SDR family oxidoreductase, whose product MTDIPPTLALTGVTGAVGRMTADALADRGLPFRMLARSPERAPRYPGSTVVAASYGDREAVFAALDGVETLLMVSAAENVERLGQHLAFVDAAAEADVRHIVYTSFFGAAPDATFTLARDHYATEQSIRASGMQFTFLRDNLYLDFAENLVGDDGVIRGPAADGRAAMVGRADVARVAAEVLQHPGNHLEATYDLTGPEELTLAEVAEKLSAHTGRPVSFHDETLPEAYASRARWHAPDWQLDAWVSTYTAIAAGELAGVTNDVERVTGRRPLSLDELLRDALR is encoded by the coding sequence ATGACTGACATTCCCCCCACCCTCGCCCTGACCGGCGTCACCGGCGCCGTCGGGCGCATGACCGCCGACGCGCTCGCCGACCGGGGGCTGCCGTTCCGGATGCTGGCGCGCTCGCCCGAACGGGCGCCGCGGTACCCGGGCTCGACGGTGGTCGCCGCGTCGTATGGCGACCGGGAGGCGGTATTCGCCGCGCTGGACGGGGTGGAGACGCTGCTGATGGTGTCGGCGGCCGAGAATGTCGAGCGGCTCGGTCAGCACCTCGCGTTCGTGGACGCAGCGGCCGAGGCGGACGTACGGCACATCGTGTACACGTCGTTCTTCGGGGCGGCTCCGGACGCCACGTTCACGCTCGCGCGCGACCACTACGCGACCGAGCAGAGCATCCGGGCGTCCGGGATGCAGTTCACCTTCCTTCGCGACAACCTGTACCTCGACTTCGCCGAGAACCTGGTCGGCGACGACGGCGTCATCCGTGGGCCTGCGGCGGACGGGCGGGCGGCGATGGTCGGCCGAGCCGACGTCGCACGCGTGGCGGCCGAGGTGCTGCAGCATCCCGGAAACCACCTCGAGGCGACCTACGACCTGACCGGTCCCGAGGAGCTCACGCTGGCCGAGGTGGCGGAGAAGCTGAGCGCGCACACCGGGCGGCCGGTCTCGTTCCACGACGAGACCCTCCCCGAGGCGTATGCGTCCAGAGCCCGGTGGCACGCGCCCGACTGGCAGCTGGATGCGTGGGTCTCGACCTACACCGCCATCGCGGCGGGTGAACTCGCCGGCGTGACGAATGACGTGGAGCGCGTCACCGGTCGCCGCCCGCTCTCGCTCGACGAGCTCCTGCGCGACGCCCTCCGCTGA
- a CDS encoding alkaline phosphatase family protein — MFRPSRLRRSPIALAGVALASAAAFAGAGILAGAPAVASAGNSHADHSNQTLTPIKHLVVIFDENISFDHYFGTYPNAANTDGTTFTAAAHTPGANTLATSGTLTNNPNLYAPKRLTHEQAVTCDQNHSYAAEQAAVDGGKMDQFVQKTETDTCTGAYAAPGLVMDYYDGNTVTGLWNYAQNYAMSDNSWDTVFGPSTPGALNLISGQTHGGTAYDPKTGAVLTTSTAVQSADAKGVGTVIGDPDPAYDDCSDNDHTSSSAVVGMSGRNVGDLLNARGVSWGWFQGGFTPTTAWNGQTGSYAKCDAVTANIAGATPKDYSPHHSPFQYYKSTSNPHHLPPTSVKAIGRTDQANHQYDLTSFDAALKANNLPAVSFLKAPEAQDGHAGYSDPLDEQKFLVNKINAIQKSDSWSSTAVVVAYDDSDGWYDHVAPKIANGSNDPAVDSTVCTSVKQVAGGYADRCGPSQRLPMLVISPWAAQNRVDHTPVEQTSVLRFIENNWLTGRIGDASFDARAGSLGGMFDWWHPQHREVLLDPATGAVSSVVSTKPHWPNPPRGGWAAQP; from the coding sequence GTGTTCAGACCCTCACGTCTGCGCCGCTCCCCGATCGCCCTCGCGGGGGTCGCGCTCGCCAGCGCCGCCGCCTTCGCGGGCGCCGGAATCCTCGCGGGTGCGCCCGCGGTCGCCTCGGCCGGCAACTCGCACGCCGACCACTCCAACCAGACCCTGACACCGATCAAGCACCTCGTCGTGATCTTCGACGAGAACATCTCGTTCGACCACTACTTCGGCACCTACCCGAACGCGGCGAACACCGACGGGACGACCTTCACGGCGGCCGCGCACACCCCCGGCGCCAACACCCTGGCGACCTCGGGCACGCTCACGAACAACCCCAACCTGTACGCGCCGAAGCGGCTCACCCACGAGCAGGCGGTCACCTGCGACCAGAACCACAGCTACGCCGCGGAGCAGGCCGCGGTCGACGGCGGCAAGATGGACCAGTTCGTCCAGAAGACCGAGACCGACACGTGTACGGGTGCGTACGCCGCCCCGGGCCTGGTCATGGACTACTACGACGGCAACACGGTCACGGGTCTGTGGAACTACGCCCAGAACTACGCCATGAGCGACAACAGCTGGGACACCGTGTTCGGCCCGTCCACCCCGGGGGCGCTGAACCTCATCTCCGGACAGACCCACGGTGGAACCGCCTACGACCCGAAGACCGGCGCCGTGCTCACGACCTCCACGGCGGTCCAGTCGGCGGACGCGAAGGGCGTCGGCACCGTGATCGGCGATCCGGACCCGGCCTATGACGACTGCTCCGACAACGACCACACGTCGTCGTCCGCCGTCGTCGGCATGTCGGGCCGCAACGTCGGCGACCTGCTCAACGCCCGCGGCGTGAGCTGGGGATGGTTCCAGGGCGGCTTCACGCCGACCACCGCCTGGAACGGCCAGACCGGTTCGTACGCCAAGTGCGACGCCGTCACCGCCAACATCGCGGGCGCGACCCCGAAGGACTACTCACCGCACCACTCGCCGTTCCAGTACTACAAGTCCACGTCGAACCCGCACCACCTCCCGCCGACGTCGGTGAAGGCGATCGGACGCACGGACCAGGCGAACCACCAGTACGACCTGACCTCGTTCGACGCCGCCCTGAAGGCGAACAACCTGCCCGCCGTGTCGTTCCTGAAGGCCCCCGAGGCGCAGGACGGGCACGCCGGCTACTCCGACCCGCTGGATGAGCAGAAGTTCCTCGTGAACAAGATCAACGCCATCCAGAAGTCGGACAGCTGGTCGAGCACCGCGGTCGTCGTCGCCTACGACGACTCGGACGGCTGGTACGACCACGTCGCCCCGAAGATCGCGAACGGCTCGAACGATCCCGCGGTCGACTCGACCGTGTGCACGAGCGTGAAGCAGGTCGCGGGCGGCTACGCCGACCGCTGCGGTCCGAGCCAGCGCCTCCCGATGCTGGTCATCTCGCCCTGGGCCGCACAGAACCGCGTCGACCACACCCCGGTCGAGCAGACCAGCGTGCTCCGCTTCATCGAGAACAACTGGCTGACCGGCCGGATCGGCGACGCGTCGTTCGATGCCCGCGCCGGTTCGCTCGGCGGAATGTTCGACTGGTGGCACCCGCAGCACCGCGAGGTGCTGCTCGACCCCGCGACCGGTGCCGTCAGCTCGGTCGTCTCCACCAAGCCGCACTGGCCCAACCCGCCGCGCGGCGGCTGGGCGGCTCAGCCGTAA
- the efeB gene encoding iron uptake transporter deferrochelatase/peroxidase subunit, translating to MTGIGRRDFLQATAAGAAGAATIAAAGATTATSATAATAAAAPHGRTVAGPSDGAHQHGILTPPQREAAFVALDVTAASRAELADLLKTITERSRFLTSGGTPPDPGLSGPPRDSGVLGPTVVADSTTVTLSAGASLFDERFGLAGAKPARLRTMDEFPDDALRRDVCDGDLLLQVCAADRDAVTHAVREIARATRGAMQVRWRQDGFVSPPRPSGTPRNLMGFKDGTSNPHTGEAAEMARLVWAKSGGAEPAWVAGGSYHVVRVIRMLVEFWDRVNLHEQENMIGRRRDSGAPLTASAEFDDPHFENDPTGDVIQLDAHIRLANPRTADTDAQRMLRRAYNYDGGLDANGNLDMGLIFVAFNQDLDRQFVAVQKRLAGEPLTDYIQPFGGGYYFALPGARDSSDWLGRSMLA from the coding sequence ATGACCGGTATCGGACGCCGCGACTTCCTGCAGGCGACGGCGGCGGGCGCCGCGGGCGCGGCGACCATCGCCGCTGCCGGTGCGACCACGGCCACTTCCGCCACCGCGGCGACGGCCGCTGCCGCTCCGCACGGCCGCACCGTCGCCGGGCCGTCCGACGGGGCTCACCAGCACGGCATCCTCACCCCGCCGCAGCGCGAAGCCGCGTTCGTCGCGCTCGACGTGACCGCCGCATCCCGGGCCGAACTCGCCGACCTGCTCAAGACGATCACCGAGCGGTCCCGCTTCCTCACCTCCGGGGGCACGCCGCCGGATCCGGGCCTGAGCGGCCCGCCGCGCGACTCCGGCGTGCTCGGGCCGACGGTCGTCGCCGACTCCACCACCGTCACCCTCTCGGCCGGCGCCTCCCTCTTCGACGAGCGGTTCGGTCTCGCCGGGGCGAAGCCCGCGCGGCTGCGGACGATGGACGAGTTCCCCGACGACGCGTTGCGCCGCGACGTGTGCGACGGCGACCTGCTGCTGCAGGTCTGCGCGGCCGACCGCGACGCCGTGACCCACGCCGTCCGCGAGATCGCGCGAGCGACCCGAGGCGCCATGCAGGTGCGCTGGCGGCAGGACGGCTTCGTCTCGCCGCCGCGCCCGAGCGGGACACCGCGCAACCTGATGGGCTTCAAGGACGGCACGAGCAATCCGCACACCGGCGAGGCCGCCGAGATGGCACGGCTGGTGTGGGCGAAGAGCGGGGGCGCGGAGCCCGCCTGGGTCGCCGGCGGCAGCTACCACGTGGTCCGGGTCATCCGCATGCTGGTCGAGTTCTGGGACCGCGTGAACCTCCACGAGCAGGAGAACATGATCGGCCGCCGCCGGGACAGCGGCGCCCCGCTCACCGCGTCGGCCGAGTTCGACGACCCGCACTTCGAGAACGACCCGACGGGCGACGTCATCCAGCTGGACGCCCACATCCGGCTGGCCAACCCACGCACGGCCGACACCGACGCCCAGCGGATGCTGCGCCGCGCGTACAACTACGACGGCGGTCTCGACGCCAACGGCAACCTCGACATGGGGCTGATCTTCGTCGCCTTCAACCAGGACCTGGACCGGCAGTTCGTCGCCGTCCAGAAGCGCCTCGCCGGGGAACCGCTCACCGACTACATCCAGCCGTTCGGCGGCGGCTACTACTTCGCGCTCCCCGGGGCGCGGGACTCCTCCGACTGGCTCGGGCGCAGCATGCTCGCCTGA